One window of Nymphaea colorata isolate Beijing-Zhang1983 chromosome 1, ASM883128v2, whole genome shotgun sequence genomic DNA carries:
- the LOC116246229 gene encoding uncharacterized protein LOC116246229, protein MANPRRSSVSFSSDPPSPAVAINLSLPSPPPQQYNQWSSLLFLKRPHAFPFLLLCFLLLTWVSLKFHHHYHQQQQDFDDPQGQQHQEGRVYRGPDELANLKRYDPSPSSKDFTDDRGWLLNPIAAAQRAGLSGGAQSCVAAHVGQIRPGGVRGNHRHHTCNETFIIWGAATTFRLENALATEKGYAEVTIGADEVAVAASPSGTAHALINVDRARSTYFLGCQDTIISYSNSETDFKIWKDLLVI, encoded by the exons ATGGCGAACCCCAGGAGGTCCTCCGTTTCCTTCTCCTCCGATCCGCCGTCGCCGGCCGTCGCCATCAACTTGTCGCTGCCGAGCCCTCCTCCCCAACAATACAACCAGTGGTCCTCGCTCCTTTTCCTCAAGAGGCCCCACGCCTTCCCGTTTCTCCTCCTCTGCTTCCTCCTCCTTACCTGGGTTTCCCTCAAGTTCCACCACCATTAccaccagcagcagcaagaCTTTGACGACCCACAAGGCCAGCAGCACCAAGAAGGTCGGGTCTACCGGGGCCCGGACGAGCTCGCCAACCTAAAGAGATACGACCCCTCGCCATCTTCGAAAGATTTCACGGACGATCGCGGGTGGCTGCTCAACCCCATCGCTGCCGCACAGCGAGCAGGGCTTTCag GTGGGGCCCAATCTTGTGTTGCAGCACATGTGGGTCAGATCAGGCCAGGTGGTGTAAGGGGGAATCATAGGCACCATACTTGTAATGAGACCTTCATCATTTGGGGTGCTGCAACAACGTTCAGG CTGGAAAATGCACTTGCTACTGAGAAAGGTTATGCAGAAGTCACAATTGGTGCTGATGAAGTCGCGGTTGCTGCAAGCCCAAGTGGGACAGCTCATGCACTCATCAATGTTGATCGAGCACGGTCTACCTATTTTCTCGGTTGTCAGGATACTATCATAAGCTATAGTAACTCAGAAACAGACTTCAAGATTTGGAAAGATCTTTTAGTTATATGA
- the LOC116264794 gene encoding SNF1-related protein kinase regulatory subunit beta-1-like isoform X3, with translation MGNANVVEAGGENAAQDRGARLGGPGGNVPGGFNSEMSSDSRRIARPASLDSIGSSALRNPRRSRPPILSMPPEPVPPLNSSSEHQCPNHPWTDDPYESMDLIQDQGIPVLITWSFGGNEVVVQGSWDNWTSRKPLISTGKDHVILLVLPSGLYQYKFIVDGEWRYIPDLPCVPDDMGCVNNLLEVQVYEYVPESIGNVKEFEAPPSPDSSYNRPFQVVEDYTKEPPLEPPHIEVTVLGMQEAPGVPLRPHHVILNHLFIEKDVDTQSLVAFGLTHRFREKYVNVVLYKPARR, from the exons ATGGGGAATGCGAACGTCGTCGAGGCCGGTGGCGAAAATGCCGCTCAGGATCGCGGAGCCAGGTTGGGTGGCCCCGGAGGGAACGTCCCGGGCGGTTTTAATTCCGAGATGTCGTCGGATTCTCGCCGTATTGCTCGACCGGCGTCCCTCGACTCGATCGGCAGTTCTGCTTTGCGGAACCCCAGGAGGTCGCGCCCTCCGATCCTCTCCATGCCTCCG GAGCCTGTGCCTCCACTAAACAGCTCTTCAGAACATCAATGTCCCAATCATCCATGGACGGACGACCCTTATGAATCTATGGATCTAATTCAAGATCAAGGAATCCCAGTTTTGATCACTTGGAGCTTTGGTGGCAATGAAGTCGTTGTACAAGGTTCATGGGACAACTGGACATCAAG GAAGCCACTGATAAGTACAGGCAAGGATCATGTGATTCTGTTGGTTCTTCCTTCTGGGCTTTACCAGTACAAATTTATTGTCGATGGTGAATGGAGATACATACCTGATCTCCCTTGTGTACCAGATGACATGGGTTGTGTCAATAATCTTCTTGAGGTGCAGGTATAT GAATATGTTCCAGAGAGTATTGGGAATGTGAAAGAGTTTGAAGCTCCTCCTTCGCCAGATTCTAGCTACAACAGGCCTTTCCAGGTTGTGGAGGATTACACAAAGGAACCCCCACTGGAACCACCTCATATTGAGGTTACGGTGCTGGGAATGCAAGAAGCTCCAGGGGTACCTCTGAGACCTCATCATGTGATCCTGAACCATCTGTTCATTGAGAAGGACGTGGACACTCAGTCACTTGTAGCATTTGGCCTGACCCACAGGTTCCGGGAAAAATATGTCAACGTGGTTCTCTATAAGCCTGCAAGAAGGTGA
- the LOC116264794 gene encoding SNF1-related protein kinase regulatory subunit beta-1-like isoform X1 codes for MGNANVVEAGGENAAQDRGARLGGPGGNVPGGFNSEMSSDSRRIARPASLDSIGSSALRNPRRSRPPILSMPPEPVPPLNSSSEHQCPNHPWTDDPYESMDLIQDQGIPVLITWSFGGNEVVVQGSWDNWTSRKPLISTGKDHVILLVLPSGLYQYKFIVDGEWRYIPDLPCVPDDMGCVNNLLEVQVYEYVPESIGNVKEFEAPPSPDSSYNRPFQVVEDYTKEPPLEPPHIEVTVLGMQEAPGVPLRPHHVILNHLFIEKDVDTQSLVAFGLTHRFREKYVNVVLYKPARRICYNLSFWRQIGQSEVVYCEHLDKVKSVKANS; via the exons ATGGGGAATGCGAACGTCGTCGAGGCCGGTGGCGAAAATGCCGCTCAGGATCGCGGAGCCAGGTTGGGTGGCCCCGGAGGGAACGTCCCGGGCGGTTTTAATTCCGAGATGTCGTCGGATTCTCGCCGTATTGCTCGACCGGCGTCCCTCGACTCGATCGGCAGTTCTGCTTTGCGGAACCCCAGGAGGTCGCGCCCTCCGATCCTCTCCATGCCTCCG GAGCCTGTGCCTCCACTAAACAGCTCTTCAGAACATCAATGTCCCAATCATCCATGGACGGACGACCCTTATGAATCTATGGATCTAATTCAAGATCAAGGAATCCCAGTTTTGATCACTTGGAGCTTTGGTGGCAATGAAGTCGTTGTACAAGGTTCATGGGACAACTGGACATCAAG GAAGCCACTGATAAGTACAGGCAAGGATCATGTGATTCTGTTGGTTCTTCCTTCTGGGCTTTACCAGTACAAATTTATTGTCGATGGTGAATGGAGATACATACCTGATCTCCCTTGTGTACCAGATGACATGGGTTGTGTCAATAATCTTCTTGAGGTGCAGGTATAT GAATATGTTCCAGAGAGTATTGGGAATGTGAAAGAGTTTGAAGCTCCTCCTTCGCCAGATTCTAGCTACAACAGGCCTTTCCAGGTTGTGGAGGATTACACAAAGGAACCCCCACTGGAACCACCTCATATTGAGGTTACGGTGCTGGGAATGCAAGAAGCTCCAGGGGTACCTCTGAGACCTCATCATGTGATCCTGAACCATCTGTTCATTGAGAAGGACGTGGACACTCAGTCACTTGTAGCATTTGGCCTGACCCACAGGTTCCGGGAAAAATATGTCAACGTGGTTCTCTATAAGCCTGCAAGAAG GATCTGCTACAATTTATCGTTTTGGAGGCAGATAGGGCAGAGCGAAGTAGTCTATTGTGAGCATCTTGATAAGGTGAAAAGTGTGAAAGCGAACTCTTGA
- the LOC116264794 gene encoding SNF1-related protein kinase regulatory subunit beta-1-like isoform X2 — protein sequence MGNANVVEAGGENAAQDRGARLGGPGGNVPGGFNSEMSSDSRRIARPASLDSIGSSALRNPRRSRPPILSMPPEPVPPLNSSSEHQCPNHPWTDDPYESMDLIQDQGIPVLITWSFGGNEVVVQGSWDNWTSRKPLISTGKDHVILLVLPSGLYQYKFIVDGEWRYIPDLPCVPDDMGCVNNLLEVQEYVPESIGNVKEFEAPPSPDSSYNRPFQVVEDYTKEPPLEPPHIEVTVLGMQEAPGVPLRPHHVILNHLFIEKDVDTQSLVAFGLTHRFREKYVNVVLYKPARRICYNLSFWRQIGQSEVVYCEHLDKVKSVKANS from the exons ATGGGGAATGCGAACGTCGTCGAGGCCGGTGGCGAAAATGCCGCTCAGGATCGCGGAGCCAGGTTGGGTGGCCCCGGAGGGAACGTCCCGGGCGGTTTTAATTCCGAGATGTCGTCGGATTCTCGCCGTATTGCTCGACCGGCGTCCCTCGACTCGATCGGCAGTTCTGCTTTGCGGAACCCCAGGAGGTCGCGCCCTCCGATCCTCTCCATGCCTCCG GAGCCTGTGCCTCCACTAAACAGCTCTTCAGAACATCAATGTCCCAATCATCCATGGACGGACGACCCTTATGAATCTATGGATCTAATTCAAGATCAAGGAATCCCAGTTTTGATCACTTGGAGCTTTGGTGGCAATGAAGTCGTTGTACAAGGTTCATGGGACAACTGGACATCAAG GAAGCCACTGATAAGTACAGGCAAGGATCATGTGATTCTGTTGGTTCTTCCTTCTGGGCTTTACCAGTACAAATTTATTGTCGATGGTGAATGGAGATACATACCTGATCTCCCTTGTGTACCAGATGACATGGGTTGTGTCAATAATCTTCTTGAGGTGCAG GAATATGTTCCAGAGAGTATTGGGAATGTGAAAGAGTTTGAAGCTCCTCCTTCGCCAGATTCTAGCTACAACAGGCCTTTCCAGGTTGTGGAGGATTACACAAAGGAACCCCCACTGGAACCACCTCATATTGAGGTTACGGTGCTGGGAATGCAAGAAGCTCCAGGGGTACCTCTGAGACCTCATCATGTGATCCTGAACCATCTGTTCATTGAGAAGGACGTGGACACTCAGTCACTTGTAGCATTTGGCCTGACCCACAGGTTCCGGGAAAAATATGTCAACGTGGTTCTCTATAAGCCTGCAAGAAG GATCTGCTACAATTTATCGTTTTGGAGGCAGATAGGGCAGAGCGAAGTAGTCTATTGTGAGCATCTTGATAAGGTGAAAAGTGTGAAAGCGAACTCTTGA